A window of Candidatus Hepatobacter penaei genomic DNA:
GATGATACCAAACACCGGCACGCCGCGGGTGTTGGTTTGGGCAAAAATCTTAGGAAAGAAACCATCTTCAGCCGCCCCCTTCGCCACCTGACCCATGGCCAAAATCCACGCATTCATGGCCGCCACACACACAACGATCACAAAAAAGGCCATCAGGCGCCCCGAGCCGCCCCCTAACAAGCGCTCCAACGCCAAGCTATAAGGCATCACCACTTGCGAAAGCTCATGCCGCGGCACAAGCCCCATCACAGAAACGCTGTTCAGCACATACAAACATAGGGCCAGCAACGTGCCCCATACCAAGGCCTTGGGTAAGGTTTTCTCAGGATTATCCACACTCCCTGCAGGCGCCGTAATGGCCTCAAGGCCCAAAAACCCCCACAACATCATCAACCCCGCATGGTTTAACACTTTATACCACGGCTCCGGCGTCGGATTGAACGGTTTGAGAAAATCCACCTGAAAGAAAAACAAAGCCGCCAAAGGAAACAGCACCAATGGAAAAAACTTAATCACCGTCAGGCACAGCTCCCACGTCCCCGATGCCTCAACCCCGTAAAGATTAAGCACCGTCAGCCCCACAAGCACGGCCGTTTCAAAAAAGAGAATCAACCACAAATCATGGGGCAACCCCAACAGCGTGCACATGGCCGATGCAATGCTGCCCAACACCGGCGCTGAACTCAGCCATGCCAACACCCAATATGTCCAGGCCACATAAAACCCCCACCGCCGGTTCACTCCCTTTGTCACATAGACATGAGGTCCGCCCGTAAAGGGATAAAGACGGCACAAGCCTGCAAACACCAGCGCCAAACACACAGCACCTGCCCCCGCCAGGCCCCACGCAAAAAGCCCCAGGGTGCCAAACGGCGCCAAGGTATGGGGAAAAAGAAAAACGCCCGACCCGACCTGGCTGCTCACCACAAAGGACAAAACAGCCCAAAACCCCATTTTATAATTTGACACGCGCCCACCTCTATTGCCGCAAAACACTGGCTCAGGATGGGCACTATTTATACCCGTGTCAAGCTTTTCGCACGTGGCTTTTCCCTTTGTAAGGACACGCTATTCATGAAAAGAACGTTTAGCACATCTATCATGACAACGATTTTGCGAAAACTGATGATATTGCTTGTGATTCTCTAGTGACTCCACGCTTCTCAACATATCACGATGGTTCAATGAATCATGAAACACTTCATGGTTCATCTGTTGATTACAAGCTTCGATACACCGCTGGTAGGATTGTCCAGACGCACTTTTTTGTGTGCGCGCCATCTGGGAAAGAGGTGGTCCATACGCGTTGGCACAAAACACCAGCAAAAAAAGAAAACCCAATCCACGCATCGCACGCACCCACAAAAAATCACCCCACCTATAATGTCTATTATAGAGCAAAAACTATTTAGAGAATATTACTATATGTCAAAATTTGACGAATAAGAAATATGCGCCTCTATAGGTAGACCTCGGGATGAAAGAGAGAGGACAAGCTTGGTCACGGCGTCAGGATCGTTGCAAAAAACCCGCAGGCGCGACGCCGACAGCCCAACCCCTTCTAGATGCATGGTTGCCATCAACACGACGATACAAAAGAAAGGTGCGGCCACACCAAGGGGGGGAGGTGGGCACAACACCTTGTATTTACATAGTATTTTATGAATGTTTAACGATGGGTTAACATACCCCCACTTTTCTTTTTTTTATTCATCCATGCTCAAGAGGTTCAAACCTTGGAGAAAAACCTCTCTCCTTGGAGCACGCACCCATATATTTTATAAAAAACGGGTCGCTTTGACAGGTCGTTTTGTAACGCCTGCACCACAGGCTAACCCTTTGCTTGAAAGGTGCATATCTTGTGCGTAAAATGCTTGTTCTCACAGGGGTTTTGTGCCACTCTTCTCAGGATACACAGGCACTTCCCTTTCCTGGTGATGGTTGTTTTTGCAGGCACGCGCAAACGTTTTTTTTGGCTGGGCCTTGTGGGCGGGGTTTTGTGGTTATGGCTTTATGGATTAGGCCTCTTTTATGCCTATATTCATTTTTGCGGCTGCCATCAACATATTCGCTATCAAGATGGGGTGGTGTTTACGGGCAGTCCTGGCCGCATTCAATCAGGCCTCAGCCTCTTGCGGAAAAAAAAGCTGCGGACACTGTTTATCTCGGGCGTGCGACCGACCTCAAAACACCGCCTTTTTGATAAAACTAAGGGATTGACCGTTTCTTTTGGGTTTGACGCTGGCAACACACGCGGCAACATCGAGGAAACCCGTATGTGGGCCAAACGCCATAACCTGTCTCATGTCACCTTGATCACGGCCGATTACCACATGCCCAGATGTTTGCTCCTTTTTCGTCGCTACGCCAACCATATTGGCACACACAGCTATTGCCTCAAAACCCCCCTTCATGAAAGAATTGTGCATGGATTTCAAGAGTATCAAAAATTCTTATGGTCGTGTGTGTGGGGACATTTGCCCAAGACAAACCCTGCGTCTTATGCAAAACGCCCTAAGATCTCTTAGCTTTGATGTGGTATTCTACACCGTGACCCTTGTGTGGGGCATTGTGTGTTTGCCCTTTCTCTTAGGACCACTGAGGTGGACGGTCACCATCAGCCGTCTGTGGTGTGGATGGACGTTGTGGCTGTTGCGTCATCTGGTCGGACTTGATTTTCGTGTCACCGGCGCCCTGCCTTCGCCTCCTTTTATCATTGCAGCCAAGCATGAGTCAGCGTGGGAAACCTTGGCCCTGACTTATCTCACCCATAACCCTGCGTTTATTTTAAAATCCAGCCTTCTTCACATGCCCATTTTAGGATGGTATTTCCAAAAATTAGGTATGATTCCTGTCAGAAGCACACACCCCACACAAAGCCTCAAACATATGTTGACTTGTGCAGACCATATCAAACAACAAGGGCGCCCTATGATTATTTTTCCAGAAGGCACCCGCGTCCATCCGGGCACAACACCGCCCCTTAAAACGGGACTTTGGCACTTATATCAGCACCTTCAGGTGCCGATTGTCCCTGTTTCTCTTGATTCAGGACAATTTTGGGGACGAAGGTCGTGGATCAAAAAACCAGGAAACATTCATGTTCACATTCACCCACCCTTTTTTAACCCCCATATCACAAAAACAGAACTATTAACCCACATCAAGCAGGCAATCAATGGCCAAGAAAACTAAGAAAAAAGCTCTTGTTTATACCCTTGCCGTCAGCCTTGCCGTTGTGTTGGTAGGGTTATGGTATGGCACAGATGTGTTTTTAGATCGCCTTATTGAGGCGCAGGTGAAACAACTCGAAACACAGGGTATCCACATCACCTGCGAAAAGCCCAAAATGAAAAGTTTTTCATGGAGCACACTGGGACATTATCGCCACTATAGCCAGGTGCGCTTTCAAAAGGATGGCCACACGTTTCTCATCATTCCTATGAGCACCTTGCACACACGTTGGCTGCTGTTGGGAAAGAAACGTGTGACGATCTCCTGTCGCGGCACCACCAAACTGATACAAAACGACACAACCTGTGTTTTTGAGAATCTCAGGCTTATCTATAAGGGTCATAAGAAGCATTGGTGGATTTCCATCACAAGCGCTGAGGGAAAAATTATGACTCAAGAGACGCACCTTGCGCTGATGTTTGAAAACCTGTCTCTAGAGGTTCACCCTGATGATGCCTCCAACTATAAGATAGGCGGCAATACAACCTTGGCCCTGCCTGCTTCTGTGCTCAAGAAAGAGCTTAGCGGCACCCTGGCCTTAGAGGCTCACACACCGTCACAAAGCCCCTTTTCTGTCGTTGTTATTGATGAATATGCCCTCGATTGCCTTGACACACGTTTTTTTGGCAAAGGAAAAATCACCACGCACCCCAAGCCCTGTCATGGATGGATTCAGGCCAACGTGAAGGATTGGAATTATCAAATTTCACTTCTGCTTTATCTTCTTTCCTTACAATTTCAAAAAAAATCAGAAATCAAGCAATTTCTCAACCTTCTCGTTACACAAAATATGAAGCAAAAACCAAAACTCACCTTTGTCTTTGAAGGGCCTGACATCAACATCCTTGAGTTTCCCTCCATTCATCTTCGGTTATCCTCTTGACTACTTGCTGAATCGTCTATGCCTTTTGATTACACAGGTCATTTTTCTGCTCTCATTGCTCGTGTCCATGCAGAAAAACGCTATCGTGTTTTTAGCCCCCTTGAAAAAAGGGTCGACACCTTTCCCCGCGCCCTATCGTACAAATCTCACAAAAAGGAAGTGGTGCTGTGGAGCACCAACGATTATCTGGGCTTGTCTATGTCTCAAGATGGCATTGATGCCTTGGCTGACCAGGCCCATCAAGGCGGGATTGGCGCTGGGGGCACACGCAATATCTCAGGCACGCACCCCCTGCACGTGGAGATTGAAAAAACACTTGCCACCCTTCACAACAAACCAAGCGCCCTTTTGTTTAACTCTGGCTATGCTGCGAATGAGTGGACACTCTACACCTTAGGGCGTCTTTTACCGCACTGTGTTATTCTTTCAGATGCTGAAAACCATGCGTCCATGATTGCTGGTATTCGCGCATCGGGCGCCACAAAAATCATTTTCCAACACAACGATATGGATCACCTCTCCCTTCTGTTGAAAACACTTCCTCAAGATGTGCCTAAGGTGATTGCCTGTGAGTCGGTGTATTCCATGAGTGGTGACTTTGCCAAACTTGAAGATCTGTGCACCTTGGCCAGGCAATATCATGCCCTCCTTTACCTGGATGAAGTGCACGCCGTGGGTCTTTATGGCCCTCAGGGAGGAGGACGCTCAGAAGCCACAGGCCTTACGCCCTACATTGATCTGATTCAAGGCACACTGGGCAAAGCCTTTGGCACGCTGGGCGGCTATATTGCCGGTGATGCTTGCCTGGTGGATATTATCCGCACCCATGCGTCTGGGTTCATTTTTTCCACAGCACTTCCGGCGCCTATTTTGGCGGCCAGCCTGGTCAATATTCACCGCGCTTGCCACACGCCAACATTGCGGGAAGAATTTTGGCATGCTGTGTATCACACCCGGGAAGCATTACTGGAGGCAGACCTCCCCATCAAGCCCACGCCGTCACACATTATCCCCTTGATTGTGGGCAACAGTCACCGATGTGAAATGATGAGCCAAACGCTGCTTGAAGAAGATGGCATTTATCTTCAGCCCATTAACTATCCCACCGTTCCCCGCGGGCAAGAACGTTTTCGCATTACGCCCCTTAGACCCCACACAAAGGGCATGATTCATGACTTGGTGCGCGCCTTGAAAAGACTGTGGCAAGACCCGCAGTCATCAGAGCATTCCGCCTAGAGGCCGTCGCGCGCGTGGCCATAAGAAAAGCACGTGATGTTTCTTGATAATCACCACATCAACCTTACCCAAAAATCATGAACGCCAAGCCTCAACACGAAGCGTGCATTATACCTCAACATGAGAGGTGGTTTTCGCTTGGCGCTGGCCAAAGGCACACACAT
This region includes:
- a CDS encoding APC family permease; the encoded protein is MSNYKMGFWAVLSFVVSSQVGSGVFLFPHTLAPFGTLGLFAWGLAGAGAVCLALVFAGLCRLYPFTGGPHVYVTKGVNRRWGFYVAWTYWVLAWLSSAPVLGSIASAMCTLLGLPHDLWLILFFETAVLVGLTVLNLYGVEASGTWELCLTVIKFFPLVLFPLAALFFFQVDFLKPFNPTPEPWYKVLNHAGLMMLWGFLGLEAITAPAGSVDNPEKTLPKALVWGTLLALCLYVLNSVSVMGLVPRHELSQVVMPYSLALERLLGGGSGRLMAFFVIVVCVAAMNAWILAMGQVAKGAAEDGFFPKIFAQTNTRGVPVFGIIISSFLLFVCLIMLSSRDLATQVRFVIDVSVVSSVGIYALCVFVYWRKVSMTKWSRRLVGVGGTVLCAWILWGAGRNIILYALLLPVAGIPFDYMWVRRKGPGCALLS
- a CDS encoding YdcF family protein produces the protein MVVFAGTRKRFFWLGLVGGVLWLWLYGLGLFYAYIHFCGCHQHIRYQDGVVFTGSPGRIQSGLSLLRKKKLRTLFISGVRPTSKHRLFDKTKGLTVSFGFDAGNTRGNIEETRMWAKRHNLSHVTLITADYHMPRCLLLFRRYANHIGTHSYCLKTPLHERIVHGFQEYQKFLWSCVWGHLPKTNPASYAKRPKIS
- a CDS encoding lysophospholipid acyltransferase family protein, which encodes MVFYTVTLVWGIVCLPFLLGPLRWTVTISRLWCGWTLWLLRHLVGLDFRVTGALPSPPFIIAAKHESAWETLALTYLTHNPAFILKSSLLHMPILGWYFQKLGMIPVRSTHPTQSLKHMLTCADHIKQQGRPMIIFPEGTRVHPGTTPPLKTGLWHLYQHLQVPIVPVSLDSGQFWGRRSWIKKPGNIHVHIHPPFFNPHITKTELLTHIKQAINGQEN
- the hemA gene encoding 5-aminolevulinate synthase; the encoded protein is MPFDYTGHFSALIARVHAEKRYRVFSPLEKRVDTFPRALSYKSHKKEVVLWSTNDYLGLSMSQDGIDALADQAHQGGIGAGGTRNISGTHPLHVEIEKTLATLHNKPSALLFNSGYAANEWTLYTLGRLLPHCVILSDAENHASMIAGIRASGATKIIFQHNDMDHLSLLLKTLPQDVPKVIACESVYSMSGDFAKLEDLCTLARQYHALLYLDEVHAVGLYGPQGGGRSEATGLTPYIDLIQGTLGKAFGTLGGYIAGDACLVDIIRTHASGFIFSTALPAPILAASLVNIHRACHTPTLREEFWHAVYHTREALLEADLPIKPTPSHIIPLIVGNSHRCEMMSQTLLEEDGIYLQPINYPTVPRGQERFRITPLRPHTKGMIHDLVRALKRLWQDPQSSEHSA